AGGCACACCGGACATGTAGAGTTTAACCGGAGAGCACAAATCTGACTGCACACAAAGCCACTGAAAGGTGCTGCACACACTGTGGATCTGAGCAGCGACGCGTCTTCACCTTTCACATAACCTCATTCGACAAGCCACTGCACCCAGCCCAATTTACTCATTGATTAATCATCATCTTGATTGTTACAGAGTCAGTTGTGTCATGCAATATACTAACTATGATCTTTGTATAATCACTGTCTACCATTACAAATGTTTTCTGGCGCTTTTTGAAGGATTTGCACTGTTTAGAGGCATGTAAATGTGGCATATTTTACAAAGCCTGTGTAATATATGTGCTTGTATTCAAGATatattttaaagttgttttctAATGCGTTCCATTTTGAGTTTCAGGGATTCTTGTACAATTGGAAGATGTGTGTTGTGAGACAGGGAGGACCAATAATAATGTTGAGAATGTCATTCAAAGAGGAAGTGATGTTGTGGTTGTAAAGCCCAACTTTAACAGCAGTTTTACCGTCTTGACCAGTTTGACCTCAGCTGTCCGTTATtcggaggaaaaggaaaaggctgAAAGGCAGATCTTCAGCCCAATTTTCCCTCGCTTCGCAGTTTATAACAGTCTTCTCATACTTGCAGTTCAACAAGTGCAATTTTTCTGTACATACGTGAACCTTTTGCACGTAGACATTAGAGCCTTGATATGGTCGAGCAGGCAGGTTTCCGCAAATACActcccattgttttttattattttgttttactattttttattttttatttgttaggtAGAGAACCAGTCCAGGGCAACAGATTTGGTTTAGGCTTGTGATCCAATTCACTTTACAGAGCGGAGAATACTTCAGGCTGAGTGCAGGCCTTATTTTGGCTAACTGCACATTAATACAGTATGTGAGTCGATGGCAGGATTGCAaattttgcttcttttttttttagaagctgCCGAATGaggtttttctgttttattttgcttcaTCATCTGTTCAACTGTTGTGTGGGGAAAAATAACCCAACATCAGCGGATATTCCAACTTTTCTCATTGTAAATGTACTACTGAGTCCTGTGTCAGAGCACAATGACAAAACTCGCATTTGTTGACGCctgttatttattgtttacTTGTAATTCTGATATTGGAGTTATACTGTAATAGTACAGAGGACATTATGTAAATGAGATGTATATTTGTTCTATTTAGGATGAATTCTATTATTTATCGTTTAAAAAGACGTCCATATCATACTGCAAATTATCTCATGTTTAATTGgagtttattttgaaggaattATTAGATTACAATATCATTAGTTAAACCTTGCATATCTTTTTCCAAAAAGGTATTAAACACAATGGGACGTTATTTATTAGATGTGCTACTTTATTACTGCAACTGAAGGctggattcatttttttaatttactaatTCATAATGGagtgtatattttcaaaagaaattgCATTTTGGCTAGAATGACTTTCAAAGCACAAAATAGGACAAACCCATAACATGAATTGTTATAACGGCATATCCCAAAAGCCATATTGATTAAAAGCAAGTAATATTTTTATGAAATTCATTTTGTAATATCTGTAAATGTATGAAGTTCTTACTAAAAGCTAGCCCTTTTTTTCTAAGCAACCTTTTGCAAAACAGTCTGTATTTTAAGTAACACTTGTATTTCATCTATGATGTGAATAGCATTATAGTATTTTGGTAAAGTATACAATTCATCACTCATTGTTTATTGAATTTTTGCAAACTTGCAGTTCAGTGTTAAGTTGATTCATCGGCTGTTCAATTCAGTCAACCTGCACAGCTTAAATAATTTGGTACCTTTAAATTGATCAATTTAGTCTCCTACACCTAATTAAAATATGCTATAACTAAACTGAGAATATATAGCAAGTCAAGTGTTTCATGGGAAAAGAGACCAACCTGAAGTTATAAGTGCTAGTTCAACAGGACAAGTAACAGTACACCAGAAGAACATGGAGTCAAATATACACTCGGGTCAAAAATGGAACAATGCAATTGTGAAGACTGCGCCATTTAAAAGTACAAAGTGTACTAGTACATTGACCAAGAACTGAGTCTTTAAAATATTGCCCATTGTTCAAAAACTGGCATGTAATAAGATGGCTTCCTGTACCTGTAAGAACTTAATTCAAGTCTTCAAAACAATGAGCAAAGCAATCAATAAACTCAAACTACTTTGAAATATTGACTGGCTTTGCCAAAGATGCacaagtgttttttaaaagaatttATTTTAAGTTAAGCTTTATGTACAAAATTGAGCAACATTGCACAATATTAgtgtaaacaaaaacactaTAGGGCCATGTGGTCAGAGACATCTTgcatgtagccccccccccctccaaagacTCCAAGTAGGAAAAGTGCAGCTTCAGTCACATGGTCCTTTCACCCCAGATTGGTTTCAAACCACCAAGCGAGTTGAATGAAAGACTCAAGGTGTGGGTGAGACATGCCGCTTGCTGTCAATTTATCAAGCAACAAACACTTTAAGTCACATTTGCCTACTATAATGGCTTAGGACTAATAAAGTAAGCAGCCAGTCATTGACATATTACACTCTGTTCCTCCTAAAACATTGGCTTCGTTCTGAACACTTTAACTGAAGTACAGCAAAAcctaaacataaaaacaaagacCATTCTGTTAActgcttaaaaacataaaaggcAGAAGTTTCCAAACCGTCAATTTTGAAGTATAAATTACTTTCCTAAGCTAATGCAATCAAATGGTTGACcacagggcaaaaaaaaaaaaatcttgctgACCCGtatgaaaaaaaggccaaagtcCCATTACAACCCAAAGTTGTGTTGGTTAATCCTGCTCCGAGGGTCCAGCTCGTTCGTGGTCTGAGGCCTCTTCTTCGTCCTCCAAATCAAACTCGCTGTAATCAGAGTCTTCTTCCTCGCTCTGTCCTGCCTCATTTTTGTTGTCATGCGCTTCCTCCCCATCCTGCACGTCAAGAGCAATCTCCTTTAATTCCTCCAGATTCTCTGGGCTCTCCCCAGTCAGCCTCTgaaatttaggggaaaaaaaaaaaaaagttattatgGCCACAAAGCATCTCACCTCAGACACCTGGATAAATAAATTGTGCCTACCTCAATCATATCAGCCATGTATTGTACATGCTGCGCCAGCTCCTGTAGCTCTGAATTCTCACATTTTAGCTGCGTTATCTGGTCATCTTTAGCTTCAATGTCTTTGTGCAACtggtaaaaagaataaaaacatttaactcaTTGCCATAATCAAGGGTGAAGAGAACAGATGCAGTTTGAAAAACATTAATGTATTTTACAAACACTATAGCAGTTCTCATTTACTTTTATTCAGTAATTCTACAGCAGCAGCCAACCCGGACAAATAAACTTGGGGCAATTAGGTGCATGTTTACTTGAAAACATTGTGCCAGCTGGACTGAAGCCAGTCAGGGTTAAGACCACAAGGGCAACAATGGACTGCTTAACATTAGCCATTTCTTAGCGATTAACTCACCTTCTCGTTCTCCTGTAAAACATTGTACAAGGCTTTCTGACGCTCGTCTGCAATCGCTTTCCAGTAGGCGGAAGGAGGAGTTTCTACAAGAGACGGAAATTTAGCTCAAATTTTAGGGGTAGATTCCAAATATTAGTATTAAATGCAGTGATCATCATGCCTACCTACGACCATAAGTTGATACGCCTCATTGGACATGTCACTTGACAGACATGGAGTTTCTTCAGTTTGTGTAGCCTTAACTTCTACCTTCACCCTCTTTGGACCTCTAGTGTATTCTGCATTACATTGTTTCCTTTTGGAAACAATCTTTCCTGCctaaaagggagaaaaacaaatgttcaaGCTAGAACCTTTCAAATGTTGAAACTCACTTAAAGCTGCAAGAGAGCAACATTTAGATCAGATACACTACATACCGGAGCTGACCTTCCCAGCGCTTTGTTGCCTGCTGATTGTTGGAGGACCTGCAGGGTTTGCCTCTGGCATCCCATTGCATTTCGAGATGTGAGAAATGTctgcaaaaaaaccccaaaacaaaccCTTAGCTTGCAGGTTAGATCGCAAAATTCAAATATCAAAATGTTTAAGGTAAGGGAGAGAAACTGAGTCACATGGGAAATGAACATGACCCGTGTTCTCCTATTCGAAGCCTCTATTCACGAAAGCTTAGCATCGCTTTACTTTAGTTACCGTCACCATGGGAGAAACAAAGCTACACCTCGAGGCTCATTACAGTGGCACAGGCATGGTCACTCAGTTACTGTGTGCTTCATtaccacagaaaaacaaacacctcCATAAATCTAAACTTAAATAATGGAGGTGAAGGCTGTTTCATTTCAGACATCAATTTAAGTTTTGATGGATACCATTAACTAAAAGGGTCAAAACGAGTGATCCCTACACAAGACATTAACTAGATCCGTCGTTTCAGTCTCTGGCCTACAGCCGGTTGAGGGGGACGAGATCAGCCTCAAACAATGACAACGTTACTTCGTGAGAACATCAACGATACGGTGACTAAACGAAGCCCCGTGAATAATACAAGTTAATAAAATGACAGACCAGACACgtccaacaaaaacaaatccagtcCACTTAAGTTGCTCACCTTTACATTCTCATTAGACCTTTGGTGGCTGGGTTTTAGCTTTCCACTGGAACTCATTTTCGTTCAAAAGGCCTGGAGGGGAAGCGTAGAGGAAGTTTAGACTCAAATTTACGAGAAATAGGTCCAAAATAAGAACGACAACTTTATAGTATAACGTTGAATACAACTTTGGTTGGATAAAACTATTATTGTAATGCTGATTCAACGGCGTTTGTGGTTAAAAGACAATCGAGCCTAAAGCCATACACAAGTATTGTTAACTAAACTAAAACAGCTTACACGTGTCGGGTCCTCATTAAAAAAGGACTCTGAACCTACGACCATTTAAAAGACTACAGGCTAGCCCGGCGGCGGTTAACAGTAATTACGCATACTGTATACGGAGACTGTTCAACACGTTAATCAATGATTACTAATCAATGGTTTCTAACCATGACTTGATAAGCTTACCGTTGGTGAATCAAACACGTCGTTTTCGCGCCTAGCAGCAGACTGGTTGGTTATTCGTCTCTTCCGAAGAGCCCGCGTCTGGGGGCTTAAATACGCCCGCTCGGTCACGTGATAAAGACGCGAaccacaaggtttttttttccctctcgcGGTCACATGTCAAAACACGTCACATCTTCGTAGTTGACTGTGCAGCCATTTTGGGGGAGGCTGTCGTCGAGCTTGAGTGTGCCGTTGCAAGCTGCCCAAAACCACACAAAGAAAACCGAGCGGACAAACGTTGGACGACACGCCGTTAAATATGGGCCCGCCGGGAGACAGACCACGCCACATGTCGACTGAAAGAACGGAGGATTTCAGCTGGATTGTCGATTTATCTTGACATGGCATGCGGCAGGGCGAGTCGGCGGTTGTGAcgactgaagaaaaaaagaaagaaaacaagcgCTGCAAACAACTCGAAACTTCAGACGCAGAAAGGGGGAGATCTGGTTTAACTAACGCGTATCGCGGCCTTCAGCGGTAGTCGTTGGTTCGCCATTAAATCCCTTGCTGTTTTTTGTCGATTAAGTTGTCGACGAGACGCGACTGAAGCTAACTGTACCTAGCTAAAATGCCTCGCACGAGCAAAACCAGTTAGTCAGTCACCCCTGACGGTCTCTTGACTCTCTCCGCACTGGCAGTCGCATTGAACCTGGCGAGAAAATGTAAACGCGTAGAAAGATGACTGTACGCTAGCTAGCCAACCTCACGTGGGCCTCAATTAAGCCAATCCGTCAGAAGATAAGATGTAGCTTTATCGTCGGTTCACTACTAGTTAGTGTCGGAAGTGACTGCCTAGATTAGCTTGCTAGCTCACCTTAGCTAGTGTGCTAAAAATACGCCCACATCATGACTATCGGCAGTGGCAGCACCGCGGGCCGTGGGCCGAATGAGTGGCAGTAAAAAGTTTAAGGAAATGTCAAGGTACTTTCGCAGTAGTCTTCGATGTTACCCGGTGCCACCATCTCCTGGCATCTGTATTTAACAGCCATGTTCGTCCGTCTCCCCAATCCGTCTTTAACACGCTGTATCTAcggataaacaaacacaaaacgacAGCAATGGAGGAGGGACTCTGAAATGACCCAAATAATACAATATTTGTCGACTTGCTAGTCTCTGTAGTCCTCAATTTCACTAGGAAAAATGTATGGTCGGTATGGGTTTTTACAGTAGTAAATATTTCTGTTGATTTCAGTACAATTCTCAGtataaaagacacatttgagTTGCTCTTTTCTTTAAGACTGTTAATCCATTGTTGATGGCAGGTTGAAAAATGCTCATGTAGCTTTAAAATCATGTCTTAAAACATGAATTTCTGAACAAGTAATAAGGACATGTAGTCTTAGATTGTAGACCAATCCCCTCCTAAGCACTGCCCttttacaataaacaaaaatgactTAGTATTGTTTATGATTTGTCAAACTTCTCAGTTGGTAGTGGGTATCTTCAAGATCTAGCCTAGAGTTGTTTTGATGCGTTGTTTCTGCAAAGGGTAGCTACCTCCATCCTTTATCCAACGTATACTAAAGTACAGAGTTTTGCCAAAATATTCTGCACAAGAGACGACCGTACCATCAAAATCTAACCATGGGGGACCCAACTTCACGAAGAAATCAAACAAGAAACCGACTGCGAGCTCAACTTCGGAAGAAACGGGAATCTTTGGCTGATCAGTTTGACTTCAAGATTTATATAGCCTTCGTTTTCAAAGAAAAGGTTTGTCAGTAACTGGACATAATCCCAATTCGTACTAGCTGCTTGTACTTTGACATCACTTACTCAATCGTTTTGACCATTACACAATTACACGTCCCGTTCAGACTTGATCCTTTTGGATTCCCACagattttatttgt
This genomic interval from Pungitius pungitius chromosome 17, fPunPun2.1, whole genome shotgun sequence contains the following:
- the gmnn gene encoding geminin — translated: MSSSGKLKPSHQRSNENVKTFLTSRNAMGCQRQTLQVLQQSAGNKALGRSAPAGKIVSKRKQCNAEYTRGPKRVKVEVKATQTEETPCLSSDMSNEAYQLMVVETPPSAYWKAIADERQKALYNVLQENEKLHKDIEAKDDQITQLKCENSELQELAQHVQYMADMIERLTGESPENLEELKEIALDVQDGEEAHDNKNEAGQSEEEDSDYSEFDLEDEEEASDHERAGPSEQD